A window of the Roseburia sp. 831b genome harbors these coding sequences:
- a CDS encoding lantibiotic protection ABC transporter ATP-binding protein — protein sequence MSEILLETNNLTKIFKKNTAVKGVNLRVRKNTVYGMLGPNGAGKSTTLKMLTGILTPTKGEISFDGHKWSRNDLWKISALIENPPLYDNLTAEENLLVQVSALGLEKSRIPEVLKVVGLKNTGKKRAKEFSLGMKQRLGIALSLLNEPSLLILDEPTNGLDPLGIQELRQLIRSFTEHGITVILSSHILSEVEQIADDIGIIMDGELRYQEANHQGQNLEQLFLDIVKEGAKSHA from the coding sequence ATGAGTGAAATTTTATTGGAAACAAACAACCTTACCAAGATTTTTAAGAAGAATACGGCGGTAAAGGGGGTAAATCTTCGTGTCAGGAAAAATACAGTTTATGGCATGTTAGGGCCGAACGGAGCAGGAAAATCAACAACGCTAAAGATGCTTACGGGTATTTTGACGCCTACAAAAGGGGAGATTTCTTTTGATGGACATAAATGGAGCAGAAATGATTTGTGGAAAATTTCTGCCTTGATTGAAAATCCGCCACTTTATGACAATCTGACAGCAGAGGAAAATTTGCTGGTTCAAGTGAGCGCATTGGGGCTTGAAAAGAGTAGAATACCGGAGGTTTTAAAAGTTGTGGGGCTTAAGAATACCGGGAAAAAGAGGGCTAAGGAATTTTCCCTTGGAATGAAACAACGGCTAGGAATAGCACTTTCCCTGTTAAATGAGCCAAGTCTTTTGATTTTGGATGAACCGACGAATGGATTAGACCCATTGGGAATCCAGGAGTTACGTCAGCTGATTCGCTCTTTCACCGAGCATGGCATTACAGTGATTCTTTCCAGCCATATTTTGTCGGAGGTGGAACAAATTGCGGATGATATCGGCATTATTATGGATGGGGAATTAAGATATCAAGAGGCAAATCATCAAGGG